The Candidatus Eremiobacterota bacterium genome includes a window with the following:
- a CDS encoding carbohydrate ABC transporter permease: protein MVLRRLRVYVPIALYAVFLLLPFYWMLLTTFKPDADLLKTDINPFLIYHVTVSHITGLLTTTQYWQWFANTLFVAVASTVVSVFVSYITAYAIIRLRFPGSEVVSTAIFLAYIVPPAILFIPLATIIIQLHWFDQLWALVPIYATFLVPFCTWLLIGFLKNIPRELEEAARVDGASNFAIIWRIIFPIAVPGLISAAIFSFTLSWNEYLYALVYMSSSAHKTVSVGMITELIRGDRFQWGELMAGALIGVLPAVLLYFFFVEYYVAGVSGSVKE from the coding sequence ATGGTGCTGCGCCGGCTGCGGGTCTACGTGCCCATCGCGCTGTACGCGGTGTTCCTGCTGCTGCCGTTCTACTGGATGCTGCTCACCACGTTCAAGCCGGACGCCGACCTGCTGAAGACCGACATCAACCCGTTCCTGATCTACCACGTCACCGTCTCGCACATCACCGGCCTGCTCACGACGACGCAGTACTGGCAGTGGTTCGCGAACACGCTCTTCGTCGCGGTCGCCTCGACGGTGGTGAGCGTGTTCGTCTCGTACATCACCGCGTACGCGATCATCCGGCTGCGCTTCCCGGGCTCGGAAGTGGTGAGCACCGCGATCTTCCTGGCCTACATCGTCCCGCCGGCGATCCTGTTCATCCCGCTCGCGACGATCATCATCCAGCTCCACTGGTTCGACCAGCTCTGGGCGCTGGTGCCGATCTACGCGACGTTCCTGGTCCCGTTCTGCACCTGGCTGCTGATCGGGTTCCTGAAGAACATCCCGCGCGAGCTCGAAGAGGCGGCGCGGGTCGACGGCGCGAGCAACTTCGCGATCATCTGGCGCATCATCTTCCCGATCGCGGTCCCCGGGCTGATCTCGGCGGCGATCTTCTCCTTCACCCTGTCGTGGAACGAGTATCTCTACGCGCTCGTGTACATGTCCTCGTCGGCGCACAAGACGGTCTCGGTCGGCATGATCACCGAGCTGATCCGCGGTGACCGCTTCCAATGGGGCGAGCTGATGGCCGGCGCCCTGATCGGCGTCCTCCCCGCGGTCCTGCTCTACTTCTTCTTCGTCG
- a CDS encoding sugar ABC transporter permease has translation MDVEPEHHAVPRHDGRREVRRLQREAGQSGGTGARRVRDRRHVRGPLREQHGGEGRDRQGRKAAGDHLQALTERAPFLARLDSPRVLGYLLVAPAALLLLGLLAYPLVLGVWLSLTSATLGDPGVFVGLKNYATILQDPIFRGAAGFAVLYTVCAEIGKLTLGLALALLVNQRFRGYRAARSLMLLPWVAPTVLSALAWLWLLDPQFSALSWLLIKLHLIRSNIDFLGNAWGARFSLIAVNIWRGLPYFAIGYLAGLQGIPKDLYEAAAIDGASGWQSFRRITWPLLAPITTILVAFSSIFTLTDFQLIWTMTRGGPTDSTQVFTTLAYQRAITGGQLGEGAAIAVAPIVFMIVLAFFVVRAVRER, from the coding sequence ATGGACGTCGAACCCGAACATCACGCCGTACCGCGACACGATGGCCGGCGCGAAGTTCGACGGCTTCAACGGGAAGCCGGGCAAAGCGGCGGCACAGGCGCTCGACGAGTTCGTGATCGTCGACATGTTCGCGGACCACTGCGTGAACAACATGGCGGCGAAGGACGCGATCGCCAAGGCCGAAAAGCGGCTGGCGACCATCTACAAGCGTTGACCGAACGCGCGCCGTTCCTCGCGCGGCTCGACTCGCCGCGGGTGCTGGGCTATCTGCTCGTCGCACCCGCGGCGTTGCTGTTGCTGGGTTTGCTCGCCTATCCGCTGGTGCTCGGCGTCTGGCTGAGCCTGACGAGCGCGACGCTCGGCGATCCGGGCGTGTTCGTCGGACTGAAGAACTACGCGACGATCCTGCAGGACCCGATCTTCCGCGGCGCGGCGGGGTTCGCGGTGCTCTACACCGTCTGCGCGGAGATCGGCAAGCTCACGCTGGGGCTGGCGCTGGCGCTGCTGGTCAACCAGCGCTTTCGCGGCTACCGCGCGGCGCGCTCGTTGATGCTCTTGCCGTGGGTCGCGCCGACGGTGCTCTCGGCGCTGGCGTGGCTGTGGCTGCTCGACCCGCAGTTCAGCGCGCTGAGCTGGCTGCTGATCAAGCTGCACCTCATTCGCAGCAACATCGATTTTCTCGGCAACGCCTGGGGCGCGCGGTTCTCGCTGATCGCGGTGAACATCTGGCGCGGCTTGCCGTACTTCGCGATCGGCTATCTGGCCGGCTTGCAGGGCATTCCCAAGGACCTCTACGAGGCGGCGGCGATCGACGGTGCGTCGGGCTGGCAGTCGTTCCGGCGCATCACCTGGCCGCTGCTCGCGCCCATCACCACCATCCTGGTCGCGTTCTCGTCGATCTTCACGCTCACCGATTTCCAGCTCATCTGGACGATGACGCGCGGCGGTCCGACCGATTCCACGCAGGTGTTCACCACGCTGGCCTACCAGCGCGCGATCACCGGCGGGCAACTCGGCGAGGGCGCCGCGATCGCCGTCGCGCCGATCGTGTTCATGATCGTGCTGGCGTTTTTCGTCGTGCGCGCGGTTCGGGAGCGCTGA